From Clavelina lepadiformis chromosome 9, kaClaLepa1.1, whole genome shotgun sequence, the proteins below share one genomic window:
- the LOC143470235 gene encoding uncharacterized protein LOC143470235, protein MNENEGRFGWCADSTAKLIEVYKLHPCLYNTKSAGHKDRLMRQNAWEYIAAEMGTTVVDITKKVRGLRTQYAREKSKALRQVAEIGGGESSFQSTWVHYPALRFLEEFTTTKHKETTEWNLDYIQDNDEDATFEHGDSIHSQIYRLQDHKVEVKEYIREERPASVDNSLVFYRQPQLGDRDSFRLSNHIDASKRKQKTDGGLLPHTNDFHTRLSTDSFASRPKRQIERRESHDSVVEMPPAKRLAFSSTSEDEDEIFAKYIASELRQISDSHVKRVVKHDIQNLIFEAHCVLQNGK, encoded by the exons ATGAACGAAAACGAAGGACGATTCGGGTGGTGTGCCGACAGCACAGCCAAGCTAATTGAGGTTTATAAATTGCATCCATGTCTGTACAACACAAAATCTGCAGGACACAAGGATCGCTTGATGAGGCAAAACGCATGGGAATACATAGCTGCGGAGATGGGCACGACAG TTGTCGACATTACTAAAAAAGTTCGCGGGCTGCGCACACAGTATGCAAGGGAAAAATCGAAAGCGCTGCGACAAGTAGCAGAGATTGGTGGCGGTGAATCGTCATTCCAAAGCACGTGGGTTCATTATCCGGCTCTAAGATTTCTTGAGGAATTCACAACCACGAAACACAAGGAGACGACTGAatggaatttggactatatTCAG GATAACGATGAAGATGCAACCTTCGAACATGGAGACAGTATCCACTCCCAGATCTACAGGCTGCAGGATCACAAAGTAGAGGTTAAGGAGTACATAAGAGAAGAGAGACCAGCCAGCGTGGATAATTCACTCGTCTTTTACCGGCAACCGCAACTGGGAGACAGAGATTCGTTCCGCCTGAGCAACCACATCGACGcttcaaaaagaaaacagaaaacgGACGGGGGTTTGCTTCCTCATACGAACGATTTTCACACGCGTTTGAGCACAGACAGTTTCGCTTCCAGGCCCAAACGGCAAATAGAACGTAGAGAATCGCACGATTCGGTGGTTGAAATGCCACCTGCAAAAAGGCTGGCCTTTTCCTCAACCAGTGAAGACGAGGACGAAATATTTGCGAAATATATTGCCAGCGAACTGCGTCAGATTAGTGACAGCCATGTGAAGAGGGTTGTCAAGCATGATATACAGAACCTGATTTTCGAAGCACACTGCGTGTTACAAAATGGAAAGTAA